The proteins below are encoded in one region of Sminthopsis crassicaudata isolate SCR6 chromosome 1, ASM4859323v1, whole genome shotgun sequence:
- the IARS1 gene encoding LOW QUALITY PROTEIN: isoleucine--tRNA ligase, cytoplasmic (The sequence of the model RefSeq protein was modified relative to this genomic sequence to represent the inferred CDS: deleted 1 base in 1 codon) encodes MVQPVPETISFPGEEEKILEFWTRFNCFKECLKQSKGRPRFTFYDGPPFATGLPHYGHILAGTIKDIVTRYAHQSGFHVDRRFGWDCHGLPVEYEIDKTLGIRGPEDVAAMGIAEYNRQCRGIVMRYAAEWKVTVSRLGRWIDFENDYKTLYPQFMESVWWVFRQLYDKGLVYRGVKVMPFSTACNTPLSNFESHQNYKDVQDPSVFVTFPLEEDEAVSLVAWTTTPWTLPSNLALCVNPDLQYVKLRDAATGKVLIMMEARLVALYKSESDYVILERFPGISLKGKRYKPMFEYFVKCRENGAFTVLVDHYVKEEEGTGVVHQAPYFGADDYRVCMDSNIIQKDSVPVCPVDASGCFTADVSDFAGQYVKDADKNIIRAIKEKGRLLLAGTFNHNYPFCWRSDTPLIYKAVPSWFVRVEHMVDRLLENNDQCYWVPEFVREKRFGNWLKDARDWAISRNRYWGTPIPLWVSDDFEEVVCVGSVAELEELTGAKISDLHRESIDHLTIPSRLGKGPLRRVAEVFDCWFESGSMPYAQVHYPFESRREFEEAFPADFIAEGIDQTRGWFYTLLVLATALFGKPAFKNVIVNGLILASDGQKMSKRKKNYPDPTSIISKYGADALRLYLINSPVVRAENLRFKEEGVRDVLKDVLLPWYNAYRFLIQNILRLRKEEGVEFLYNENAVRESGNITDRWILSFMQSLIGFFEVEMAAYRLYTVVPRLVKFVDVLTNWYVRMNRRRLKGENGTDDCVMALETLFSILFSLCKLMAPYTPFLTELIYQNLKTLIDPASVREKDTLSIHYLMLPRVREDLIDKKTENAVSRMQSVIELGRVIRDRKTIPIKYPLKEIVVIHQDPEALNDIRSLEKYILEELNVRRVTLSTDKNKYGIRLRAEPDHMVLGKRLKAAFKAVMASIKELTNEQLECLQQTGSLVVGGHELHREDVRLLYTFDQAQGSSSQYEAHSDAQVLVLLDVTPDQSMVDEGMAREVINRIQKLRKKCNLVPTDEVAVYYRSPSQGDYLDTVIQSHTDFILATIKAPLKPYPVPPSDKVLIQEVTQLKGSDLEITLTQGPAPPAPACAYVNLNVCVNGKERGGVLLLENPKGDHRLDLAQLKGAIGSIFGLRTPELAVFHEKTEVVSKTDLLSLSGKTLCVTAGPPPAAAQNPSVLCGFLNLQLLNAKPQECLAGQVGTLLLENPLGQKPLTYQGLLHEAAKVFGLRSRRLRLFLNAAQTQEIPADISMKSLNTRTVYVDVLPTTAEC; translated from the exons ATGGTCCAGCCGGTCCCAGAGACCATCAGCTTCCCCGGCGAGGAGGAGAAGATCTTGGAGTTCTGGACCCGCTTCAATTGTTTCAAAGAGTGCCTGAAGCAATCCAAGGGCAGGCCTCG GTTCACCTTCTACGATGGGCCCCCCTTTGCCACCGGGCTCCCTCACTACGGGCACATCCTGGCGGGCACCATCAAGGACATCGTCACCAGATACGCCCACCAGAGCGGCTTCCACGTGGACAGGAGATTCGGCTGGGACTGCCACGGCTTACCTGTG GAGTACGAGATCGACAAGACTCTGGGGATCAGGGGACCGGAGGACGTGGCCGCGATGGGCATCGCGGAGTACAACCGCCAGTGCCGGGGCATCGTGATGAGATACGCGGCCGAGTGGAAG GTCACTGTCTCCAGGCTGGGCCGCTGGATTGACTTTGAAAATGACTACAAGACCCTGTACCCCCAGTTCATGGAGTCGGTGTG GTGGGTGTTCCGGCAGCTCTACGACAAAGGGCTGGTTTACCGTGGGGTGAAGGTGATGCCCTTCTCGACGGCCTGCAACACCCCGCTCTCCAACTTCGAGTCCCACCAGAACTACAAG GATGTCCAAGATCCCTCTGTCTTTGTCACTTTCCCTTTGGAGGAAGATGAAGCTGTCTCTTTGGTCGCGTGGACCACCACGCCCTGGACTCTGCCCAGTAACCTGGCACTCTGCGTGAATCCAGATCTCCAGTATGTGAAGCTTCGAG ATGCTGCCACCGGAAAGGTCCTGATCATGATGGAAGCCAGGCTGGTGGCCCTGTACAAGTCGGAGAGCGACTACGTGATCCTCGAGAG GTTTCCCGGCATTTCCCTCAAAGGCAAGCGCTACAAGCCGATGTTCGAGTATTTTGTGAAG TGCAGGGAAAATGGTGCCTTCACGGTGCTCGTGGATCACTACGTGAAGGAAGAGGAGGGCACCGGCGTCGTGCACCAGGCGCCGTACTTCGGGGCT GACGACTACCGGGTCTGCATGGACTCCAACATCATCCAGAAGGATTCTGTCCCCGTGTGCCCCGTGGACGCGTCCGGCTGCTTCACGGCCGACGTCAGCGACTTCGCCGGGCAGTACGTGAAG GACGCTGACAAGAACATCATCCGCGCCATCAAGGAGAAGGGCCGCCTGCTGCTCGCCGGCACCTTCAACCATAACTACCCCTTCTGCTGGAG GTCCGACACGCCACTGATCTACAAAGCCGTCCCGAGCTGGTTTGTCCGAGTGGAGCACATGGTGGACCGGCTTCTGGAGAACAACGACCAGTGCTATTG GGTCCCCGAGTTTGTGAGAGAAAAGCGCTTTGGGAACTGGCTCAAAGATGCGCGTGACTGGGCCATCTCCAGAAACAGATACTGGGGCACCCCCATCCCCCTGTGGGTCAGCGACGACTTTGAAGAG GTGGTGTGCGTCGGGTCAGTGGCGGAGCTGGAGGAGCTGACAGGGGCGAAGATTTCGGACCTGCACAGGGAGAG CATCGATCACCTGACCATCCCCTCCCGCCTGGGGAAAGGCCCCTTGCGCCGCGTGGCCGAGGTCTTCGACTGCTGGTTCGAGAGCGGGAGCATGCCCTACGCCCAGGTCCACTACCCCTTCGAGAGCCGGCGGGAGTTTGAGGAGGCCTTTCCTGCCGACTTCATCGCCGAGGGCATCGACCAGACCCGCGGATG GTTCTACACCCTGCTGGTGCTGGCCACCGCGCTCTTCGGGAAGCCCGCCTTCAAGAACGTGATTGTGAACGGGCTGATCCTGGCCAG TGATGGTCAGAAAATGAGCAAGCGAAAGAAGAACTACCCTGACCCGACCTCCATCATCAGCAAATACGGAGCCGACGCCCTGCG GCTGTACCTCATTAACTCCCCTGTGGTCCGAGCAGAGAACCTCCGCTTTAAAGAGGAGGGGGTCCGAGACGTGCTCAAAGACGTCCTCCTCCCCTGGTACAACGCCTACCGCTTCCTCATTCAGAACATCCTCCGTCTGCGTAAG GAGGAGGGCGTAGAGTTCCTTTACAACGAGAACGCCGTGAGGGAGAGCGGCAACATCACCGACCGCTGGATCCTGTCTTTCATGCAGTCGCTCATCGGCTTCTTTGAGGTCGAGATGGCAG CGTATCGTCTGTACACCGTGGTGCCGCGTCTCGTCAAGTTTGTGGATGTGCTGACCAACTGGTACGTCCGGATGAACCGGAGGCGGCTCAAG ggTGAGAATGGGACGGACGATTGTGTCATGGCCTTGGAGACTTTGTTCAGCATCCTGTTCTCCCTCTGCAAACTCATG GCCCCCTACACGCCCTTCCTCACGGAGCTGATTTACCAGAACCTAAAGACCCTCATTGACCCGGCCTCGGTGCGGGAGAAGGACACGCTGAGCATCCACTACCTCATGCTTCCTCGCGTCCG ggagGATCTGATCGACAAGAAGACGGAGAACGCCGTCTCCAGAATGCAATCTGTCATCGAGCTGGGCCGCGTCATCCGGGACCGGAAGACCATTCCAATCAAG TATCCTCTGAAGGAGATCGTGGTCATCCATCAAGATCCCGAGGCCCTGAACGACATCCGGTCTTTGGAGAAGTACATCCTTGAG GAGCTGAACGTCCGGCGGGTGACCTTGTCTACGGATAAGAACAAGTACGGCATCCGGCTGAGGGCCGAGCCTGACCACATGGTCCTGGGCAAACGGCTGAAGGCGGCCTTCAAGGCCGTGATGGCGTCCATCAAGGAGCTGACCAATGAGCAGCTGGAGTGCCTGCAGCAGACCG GTTCCCTTGTCGTGGGCGGGCACGAGCTTCACAGGGAGGACGTCCGGCTCCTGTACACCTTTGACCAGGCCCAAGGGAGCTCCTCCCAGTACGAAGCGCACTCAGATGCTCAG GTTCTGGTGCTCCTTGACGTCACC CCCGATCAGAGCATGGTTGACGAAGGCATGGCCCGGGAGGTCATTAACCGCATTCAGAAGCTGCGGAAGAAG TGCAACCTGGTCCCCACGGACGAGGTCGCCGTGTACTACAGGTCGCCCTCGCAAGGGGACTACCTGGACACCGTCATCCAGAGTCACACGGACTTCATCCTGGCCACCATCAAGGCCCCGCTCAAGCCCTACCCGGTGCCGCCGTCGGACAAAGTGCTCATCCAGGAGGTGACGCAG TTAAAGGGCTCTGACCTGGAAATCACCCTCACCCAAGGCCCGGCCCCCCCTGCTCCGGCCTGCGCTTATGTCAACCTGAATGTCTGCGTCAACGGGAAAGAGCGAG GCGGAGTCCTGCTCCTCGAGAACCCAAAAGGAGATCACCGGCTGGACCTGGCCCAGCTCAAGGGCGCCATCGGCAGCATCTTCGGCCTCCGCACGCCCGAGCTGGCTGTCTTCCACGAAAAGACAG AAGTCGTCAGCAAAACCGACTTG